The Paenibacillus beijingensis nucleotide sequence TGGCGCGTTAACTCATAAAATCTTTCAGCCGCTTGCTGCGGCTCGGATGTCTGAGTTTGCGCAGCGCCTTCGCTTCAATCTGACGGATACGTTCTCTCGTTACGCCGAACACTTTGCCGACTTCCTCCAGCGTACGCGTCCGCCCGTCTTCGAGTCCGAACCGCAGCCGGAGCACATGCTCCTCCCGCTCCGTCAGTGTATCCAGCACCCCGTCGAGCTGCTCCTTCAACAGTTCGAAGGCCGCGGCATCCGCAGGGGCTTGGGCATCTTGGTCTTCGATAAAGTCGCCCAAATTCGAGTCGTTCTCCTCTCCGATCGGAGTCTCAAGCGATACCGGCTCCTGGGCGATCTTCAATATTTCCCGTACTTTCTCCGGACTCACATCCATTTCGCTGGCGATTTCCTCGGTAGAAGGCTCGCGGCCGAGCTGCAGCACCAGCTGCCGGGAAATGCGCATCAGCTTGTTGATCGTTTCCACCATATGAACCGGAACCCGGATCGTTCGGGCCTGATCGGCAATGGCCCGCGTAATCGCCTGACGAATCCACCATGTGGCATACGTGCTGAATTTATAGCCTTTTGTATGGTCAAATTTGCCGACGGCTTTCAGAAGCCCCATGTTGCCTTCCTGAATGAGATCGAGGAAAAGCATGCCCCGCCCCGCGTATCTTCGGCTATACTGACGACAAGACGCAGGTTTGCTTCGGCCAGCCTGCTTTTTGCCTCTTCATCCCGTCCTTAATTCGGAGCGAAATTCCACTTCCTGCTCTGCGGACAGAAGCGGCACCCGTCCGATTTCCTTTAAATACATCCGGACCGGGTCGTTGATTTTGATACCGGGCATTAGCGTTAGCTCGCTCTCCAGCCCGTTCCCTTCTTCTTCTTCGGGATATCCGAACTGCCGGATTGGGAGCGGCCGGGTTCAATAATTTCGATTTCGAGCCCGGAAAGCCGTTCGAAAAAAGCGTCAAACTGCTCGGGCGTTAATTCAAAAGGATCCAGCTTCTCCACAATTTCATTATAAGAAAGCGAAAATTGCTCTTTGCCTTTCCGAATCAGCTGTTCCTGTACCTGTTGAAGCGTCATTTCCGTTTCCGACTGTAAATAATTAGCCATTCCAGCTCCTCCCGGTTTGCGGCACAGCAAATTTTATTGACATTTGAAACGAATTGTGATACATTTAAATGATTGAATTATTATGAGTAATCTGGATTTTAAC carries:
- a CDS encoding RNA polymerase sigma factor region1.1 domain-containing protein; the encoded protein is MANYLQSETEMTLQQVQEQLIRKGKEQFSLSYNEIVEKLDPFELTPEQFDAFFERLSGLEIEIIEPGRSQSGSSDIPKKKKGTGWRAS